GCGGACACACCTCATACATGAAAGCGGCGAATCATTGAAGACAAGCCCATTATACATGAAAGTAGAAGGGAAAGGGAAAGGTTCACCACAATCAGTTGGATCAGCGATCACCTACGCCCGAAGATACCAGATCTTGGCCCTTCTTGGGATTGCAAGCGAAGACGATGACGCCAACCTCGCATCTAGGCCACGACCAACAGCAACACCAAAACCCACCAGGTGAGTAGGGGATGGTTATTAAAACCTTTAAGGACATTGTGGACAGGCAGAAAAGCATAGAAAAACTTGAAGAGATGAGAGAGTACATTGAAAAGAGGATCCAGGTGTTACAGGAGCAAAT
The DNA window shown above is from Methanothermobacter tenebrarum and carries:
- a CDS encoding ERF family protein — its product is MEKMENRNLVKALLEVQKEIKNPKNTEINPYYRSKYAPLPDILNLIRPLLAKNGLVLYQDVGSTPEGVVCVRTHLIHESGESLKTSPLYMKVEGKGKGSPQSVGSAITYARRYQILALLGIASEDDDANLASRPRPTATPKPTR